The window GTCGCGTTCGGAGCAGCTGGTGGGGCTGATCGACCTATTCGCCACCGTTGCCGACGTGCTCGAACAGGACCCGCCTGCCGGCGCGGCCGAGGACTCGGTCAGCCTGCTGCCGATCCTCCAGGGGCACGACGAGCCGGTCCGCGACTCCACCATCCACCACTCGATCGACGGCTGCTTCGCCCTGCGTGACGGCGCGTGGAAGCTGGCCCGCTGCGCCGGCTCCGGCGGCTGGGCCCAGCCCCGTGAGAAGCAGGCGGCCCAGCAGGGCCTGCCCCCGGTCCAGCTGTACAACCTGACCGCAGACATCGCGGAGCAGCACAACCTGCAGGCCGAGCGGTCCGACGTGGTCGAGCGGATGAACACCAAGCTGACCGAAGCGGTCCGCTCGGGCCGCACCACGCCGGGCGGGCCAGCGGAGAATGACGTCCCGGTAACCATCGACAAGAAGCCCAAGAAATAGGCAGGCGGCATGCACCGTTTTTTGATTAGTCTGACGGCCGCGTTCGCCGCGGCGCTCCTCGCGCCGACGGCGGGCCACACCGCCGCGCCCAATATCGTCCTGATTGTGGCCGACGACCTCGGCTGGAACGACGTCGGCTACCACGGCGGCAGGGTCCGCACGCCGCGGATCGACCAGCTGGCGTTCGAGGGGGTCGAGCTCGACCGCTTCTACGTCTGCCCGGTCTGCTCGCCCACCCGCTCGGGGCTGATGACCGGCCGCTACCCCAACCGCTTCGGCCTGCACAACGACGTCATCCCGCCGTGGCGGGACTTTGGTCTGGCGACCGACGAGCAGTGCCTGCCCCAACTGCTGGCCGCCGCGGGCTACGACCGCCGCGCGTGCATCGGCAAGTGGCACCTGGGGCACTCGCGGCGGAGCTACCACCCGCTGTCGCGTGGCTTCACCGATTTCTACGGGCACCTCAACGGCGCGATCGACTACTTCACGCACCTCCGCGAGGGCGAGCTCGACTGGCACCGCGGCTTCGACGCCTGCCGCGACGAGGGCTACAGCACCACGCTGCTGGCCGACGAGGCGGTGCGGTTCATCGAGGCCTCGTCCAGTGAAAAGCCCTACTTCGTCTACCTGCCGTTCAACGCTCCCCACTCGCCGCTGCAGGCAGAGGAAGACCAACTCGCACGCTTCGGCTTCGACCCGGGCAAGCCGCGGTTCGGCAGGAACAACAACCGGGAGGGCTTCGGTGAGCAGGGACGCGGCAACACCAAGCGGCAGACCTACCGGGCGATGGTCGCCGCGCTGGACGAGTCGATCGGCCGGGTGCTCGACGCGGTCGAGGCGACCGGCGACGCCGACAACACGCTGGTGTGGTTTCTGAGCGACAACGGCGGCACGCCCCAGCACGGCGGCAACAACAAGCCGCTGCGCGGCGCGAAGGGGAGCGTGTGGGAAGGGGGAGTGCGCGTGCCGTCGGTGATCCGCTGGCCGGCCGCTATCGAGGGGGGCCGGCAGTTCGAGTCGCTCGCCGCGTACGTCGACGTGCTGCCGACGCTGCTCGCCGCGACCGGGGGCGGGCCAACCCCCAAGAACGAGATCGACGGCGCCAACCTGCTGCCGATGCTCGCCGACCAAGCGCCGGCCGGGCAGCGCAGCCTGTACCTCGGCAGGCGCGCGGTCGTGACCCGCGAGTGGAAGCTCAAGGGCGACGAGCTGTTCCACGTGTCGGTCGACCCCAACGAGACGGCCGACGTCGCCGCGGATCACCCGGAGGTAGTCAAGGAACTCCGCGAGGATCTAGCGCGGTACGAGGCGTTAACCTCCGATATGCAGAACCTGCCCTACGGCGCGGGGCACGAGGGGTTTGTTGCGCCGAAGAATTGGAACATCGAGCGTGAGTAGCAGCGCACGAAATCAGCAGCCGACAGTTTACCCCCGTCGGCTCGGGAATGGCTCGCTCAGGTCCACTCCGCTACCCAATGGTCGCCAGCTCCTTCAGCTTCGCGACAATCGCCTCGCTCCCCTCGACCGGGGCCTGGCAGGCGTGGTTCTCGCAGACGTAGAGCTTGGGCTCGCCGGACTGCTCCTCGCGGTTGTTGAACGTGCCGGTTAAGAGCGGCGAGCCCGGGGCGTCACCCGCTCGACAAGCGATGACGCGGCGCGGCAGGAAACGCCGGTGGGCCGACTCGGCCAGCCGCCCCGCTTCGGGGCCGGTGAAGACCAGCTCGGGCGTGGGGCCGGCGTACAGGTCGGCCGCGATCAGCATCTGGCCCATCGCGATCGGCACCCGCTCCATCATCGAGGCCGCCGCCTGCAACGCCCTGTGTGCGGCGGTGAGGTACTTCTCGTTGCCGGTCAGCTTGCCGAGCCGCACCAGCGCCGTCGCCGCCAGCGACGCGCCGCTCGGCGTCGCGTTGTCGGTCAGCTCGAGCGTGCGGGTGATCAGCTCGGGGTGGTCGTCCGAGGTGTAGAAGAACGAGCCGCTCTGGTCGTCGGCGAAGTGCTCGAGCACGGTGTCGAGCAGCGCGGCGGCCGCTTCGATGTGGCGCTCGTCGAAGGTCGCCTCGTACAGGCTGATGAGTCCGCCGGCCAGCGCGGCGTAGTCGTCGAGGTAGGCGTTGAGCTTCGCCTTGCCGCCGGCCCAAGTGTGCAGCAGCCGGCCCGGCTCGGGCGAGAGCTCGGCCAGGACGAAGTCGGCGGCCCGCCGCGCGGCGTCGATGTAGCGTGGCTCGGCGAGCGCCGCGCCGGCCCGGGCCAGCGCGTCGATCATCAGGCCGTTCCAGTTGACCAGCACCTTCTCGTCGCGGCCCGGGCGGACGCGCTTCGATCGCTCGGCGAGCAGCTTCTGCCGCATCGCCGCGAGCCGCTGTGCGAGGTCGGCAGGGTCCTGGCCGAGACGCTCGGCCTGCTCGTCGACGCTCTTGGGGAGGTTGACGATGTTGGCGCCCTCGAAGTTTCCGGTCGGCGTGACGTCGTAAACGCGGCAGAACAGGTCGGCGTCGTCTTCGCCGAGGGCGGCGCGGATCTGCTCCGACTTCCAGACGTAGAACTTGCCCTCCTCGCCCTCGCTGTCGGCGTCCTCGGCGCTGTAGAAGCCGCCGGCCGGGTCGGTCATGTCGCGGAGCACGTAGTCGATGGTCTCGCGGGCGACCTGCGCGTAGCGGGCGTCGCCGGTCGCCAGGAAGCCCTCGACGTAGGCCGCCGTCAGCGACGCGTTGTCGTACAGCATCTTCTCGAAGTGCGGCACGAGCCACCGCTCGTCGACCGAGTAGCGGGCGAAGCCGCCGCCGAGGTGGTCGTACATGCCGCCGGCGTGCATCCGGTCGAGCGTGTGGGTGACCATCTTCAGCAGGTCCTCGCGGCCGGTGCGGCTGTACGCGCGGAGGATCGCCTGCAGGTTCATCGGCTGCGGGAACTTGGGCGCGGCGCCAAAGCCGCCGTGCTGGGGGTCGAAATCTTTCTCATAGCGTCCGCATGCCGACACGATGAAATCGCCGTCCAGATTGGCCTCGCCGCGGTCGGGCAGCGACAGCGACTGGATGCGGGTGGTGAGTTCCGCAGCGGTCTCCTCGGCCTGCTGGCGGCGGTTCTGCCACGCGTCGACCACGGCGGCCAGCACCTGGTCGAAGCCGGGCATGCCGCGGGCGGCGGTGGCGGGCCAGTACGTGCCGCCGTAGAACGGCTTGAGCCCCGGCGTCAGGAAGACGCTCATCGGCCAGCCACCGCGTCCGGTCAGCATCTGCACCGCGTTCATGTAGATCTGGTCGAGGTCGGGGCGCTCTTCGCGGTCGACCTTGATCGACACAAAGTGCTCGTTCAGGTAGCCGGCGATCTTCTCGTTCTCAAAGCTCTCGTGCTCCATCACGTGGCACCAGTGGCACGCCGAGTAGCCGATCGAGAGGAAGATCGGCGCGTCACGCAGCGTGGCCTCCGCGAGCGCCTCGTCCCCCCAGGGCCGCCAATCGACCGGGTTGTCCTTGTGCTGGAGCAGGTAGGGGCTGGATTCCGTGGCGAGATGATTCGGCATTAAGCAAAAAGCTAGGCAAATGGTGAGAGATCGGACTGCTAGCTGCCCACAAAGTAGGCAGGCGTCACCCTAGCATTACGGTTCCGCAGTCCTGGTCAACTGCCCGGCATCGGCCTGGTTGACGGACAATCCCGCAAATGGGCGTCGTTCGAGCGGCCCGCAGTCGCGAATGGCACAACGGTTGCATTGCCCCAAGCTCCTTCCTATGCCGGCCCCCAGCGGCCCCCGCCCCGACGGGATCGCCCCGTGCGATCCCTCTTTGCACCGTCGCCCCGACGGTCCCCCCGAAAGAAGAGATGCCAGCGATGCAAAAAGGTTTTCTGATCGACATGGACGGCGTGATCTACCGCAGCAGCCAGCTGATCCCTGGTGCGGTGGAATTCATCAAGCTGTTAACCAAATGGGATATCCCGTTCCTGTTCCTCACCAACAACAGCCAGCGGACCCGCCGCGACACCGCCACCAAGCTGGTGCGGATGGGGATGCCTATTCAGGAGAGCCACATCTACACCTGCGCGATGGCGACCGCCCGGTTCCTCGCCCGGCAGAAGCCCGAGGGCACCGCCTACGTGATCGGCGAGGGCGGGCTGCTCAACGCGCTGCACTCTAACGGCTACTCGATCGTCGACAAGCACCCCGACTACGTGGTGGTCGGCGAGGGCCGCACGCTGTCGTTCGAGATGCTCGAGCACGCCGTGCAGATGGTGCTCGACGGAGCCAAGCTGATCGCCACGAACCTCGACCCGAACTGCCCCACCAACACCGGCACCCGGCCGGGATGCGGGGCGATCGTCAAGCTGATCGAGGAGGCGACCGGCATCCAGGCGTTCAGCGTCGGCAAGCCGAGCCCGGTGATGATGCGCTCCGCCCGCAAGGAGATTGGCATGACCACCTCCGACACGATCATGATCGGCGACACCATGTCGACCGACATCATCGGCGGCGTGCAGATGGGCTACAAGACCGTGCTGGTGCTGACCGGCACCACCAGCCGCGAAGACCTGAAGAAGTTCGCCTACCAGCCCGACCTGGTGGTCGAGTCGATCGCCGACCTCTGCAACGAAGAAACCCTGCTGAAGGAACTCATGCAGGCCCGCAGCCGCGAGGATGATTCTCCTTCGGAAGTCCTGCAGTGGGCCGGCGCGGCGAACTAGTCGCAACACGAAGACGAACGGCTTGAACGGGGCCCCGCTGCTTGCCAGCGGGGCCCTGTTTTGTTCTTGCGGATCAACGGATCGGCAACGCGAAAACCAACGGCTTCCGCCGTTGGCTACCGAAGATCGGCTGGCTTCAGCGGCAGCGAGAGTCCGTAGCTGCCGGCGGAAGCCGGCAGTTTTGCCTACCGGCAACGCCGCAATTACGATGGCGGCATGCCGGATTACCTCTTCACCATGCACGCTTACCAGAGTTGGATGCCCGATCGTCCCCAAGGGTACGTTCGCCGAGGGGACGGGTTACTCGAACCGGATAGTGGAAGGGCGTTTGCCTACCGCCAGTCGGCCACCGAATCGCCAATCCTATTCGGCCCTGCCGAGTACCCCGTGATGGCGTGGATCACCCACGACTGCTGCCAGAACCGCGGCTGGCAACTTCGTGCCATTGCGATCATCCCGAGCCACACGCACCTCGTGGTAAGCTGGCGGGACGTGACCGAATGTGGAAAGGTCTTCGCCAAGATCAAGAACCTGGTGAGCCTCGAGCTGAACCGCAGCGGGGATCGGCGCCGTGAGCATTGGTTCAGCCGCTCCGGCAGCAAGCAGCAGGTGAAGGATCGCGAGCACTATGAGCGGCTGCTCTGCCGCTACCTACCGAAGCACAACGGCTACTTCTGGCGAGAGGGCATGCCGCCACCGCAGAAGCCGGCGTGAGCGGTGGGCAACGCGGAAACCAACGGCTTCCGCCGTTGGCTGCGGAGGAAATGCGAGGAGGATCCATTCGAAGCGTTGGAGAGTAGCTGCCGGCGGAAGCCGGCAGTTTTCGCGTTCCTAGTCAGAGGGTGCGATCGCAGCCAATCCGAAATCCGTACGGCTTCCGCCGTAGGTTACTCGATCCACCCGCCACCGAGCACTCGCTCGCCTTCGAAGCAGACCACCGCCTGGCCGGGGGCGACGCCGAACTGGGGCGTTTCGAATCGCACGCTCAGCTTGTTGTCGGCGAGCACGGTCAGCTCGGCCAACGCCGGCTTGGCGTTGTAGCGGATCTGCGCCAGGCAGCGGCGCTGCTCGCCGGGGGTCACGTCCACCAGCCAGTTGGCGCCGCTGGCGGTGAGCTGCGTCGAGTCGAGCGCCGCGCGATCGCCCAGCACGACGCGGTTTGTGTCGGGTTCGATCCGCACGACGAACGCCCGCTCGCCGAGCGCGACGCCGAGCCCCTTGCGCTGGCCGACCGTGAAGCCCTCGATGCCGTTGTGCCGGCCGACGACGCGGCCGTCGGTGGTGACCAGCTCGCCGGCGCGGCCGCCGGCGTCCGAGTTGTTCTGCTCGAGTCGGCGGCGGACAAACTGGTCGTAGCGGCCGCTGGTGACGAAGCAGATTTCTTGGCTGTCCTTCTTCTCAGCGACGTTCAGACCGATGCCGGCGGCCAGCTCGCGGATCTTCGGCTTCTCGAAGCCGCCGACCGGCAGCAGCATCCGCGACAAGTCGCGGCGCTTAATGCCGAAGAGCACGTAGGATTGGTCCTTTGCTTGGTCGATTCCGCGGAGCAACGCCGGTTCGTCGCCGGAGCTATCGATCCGCGCGTAGTGGCCGGTCGCGACGTACTTGGCGCCGACCGAGTCGGCGTAGTCGAACAGCTTGCCGAACTTGATCCAGTTGTTGCACTGCACGCACGGGTTGGGGGTCCGCCCCCGGGCGTACTCGGCGGCGAAGTAGTCCATGATCTGGCCGAACTCTTCGTTCAGGTCCAGGGCATAAAAGGGGATGCCCAATCGGTCGGAGACCCGCCGCGCGTCCTCGGCGTCGGCGGCGGTGCAGCAGCCCTGCTTGTGGTCCAGGCGGTTGACGATCGGCAGCGAGCCCACGCCCGTGGGGGCCGGGCCCTCGTCGGTGGAGCAAACGGCCGGCGACTGCTCGCCGTGCCGCATGAACACGCCGATCACTTGGTGGCCGGCCTCGAGGAGCAGGTGCGCGGCGACGCTCGAATCAACGCCGCCGGACATGGCTAGGACAACGAGGGGCATGGGCTCGTGGTAGGGGTATAGGAACGAATTGCCTTCATCTTAGCCCAGCCCGCCAGAGTTGGGACCGGCGCCCTCGCAGCTTTCCGCCAGCGCGCCTACAATGCTCAATCCCAACCGCACCGAGTAGGAGGCAAACTAGGTGGACAAGCAATGGTACGATCGCGCCGCCGCGATCCAGGAGGCCCTGACGCAGCTCAGGGACTCTCTTTGACTACGCTAGCAAGAAGCAACGGATTATAGAGATCGAGCAGTCTCAGGCCGCGCCCGACTTCTGGAACAACCAGGAGCAGGCGCAGGCCGCGATCGCCGAACTCAAGGGGCTGGCGACGATAGTCGCCCCGCTCGACGAGGGGATCGCCGCCAACGAGGACCTGTCCGCGGCCATCGAGATGGCCGAGGAGGACGAGTCCTTCGCCGAGGAGGCGCCCGGCATGGTCGAGGCCCTCGAGGCGCTGATCGAGAAGCTCAAGCTCTCGGCGCTGCTCAGCGGCCCACACGACAACACCGGCGCCATCATCAGCATCAACGCCCGCGACGGCGGCACCGACGCCAACGACTGGGCCGAGATGCTGCTGCGGATGTACATCCAGTGGTCGCAGAAGCACGAGTACAAGGCCGAGCTGCTCGACCGCCAGGACAACGACGAGGCCGGCATCAACAACGCCACGATCGCGGTCCGCGGCCCGATGGCCTACGGCTACCTCAAGGGCGAGAGCGGCATGCACCGGCTAGTGCGGATCAGCCCGTTCAACTCCGAGGGCAAGCGGCAGACCAGCTTCGCCGCGGTCGACGTGTCGCCCGAGATCAGCGACTCGGTGGACGTCGAGATCGACGAGGCGGACGTCCGTGAAGACACGTTCCGCGCGAGCGGAGCCGGCGGCCAGCACGTCAACAAGACCGACTCCGCGATCCGCCTGACGCACATCCCCACCAACATCGTGGTGCAGTGCCAGGCCGAGCGGTCGCAGCACAAGAACCGGGCCAGCGCGTGGAAGATGCTCCGCGCCCGGCTCGCCCGCGTCGAGGAAGAAAAGCGAGAGGCCGAGGAAGCGGCCAAGTACCAGCAGCAGGCCAAGACCGGCTTCGGCAGCCAGATCCGCAACTACTTCCTGCACCCCGACCAGCGGGTCAAGGACGCCCGCACCAAGTACCAGCAGGGCAACTTCCACGCCGTGATGGACGGCGAGATCCAGGGCTTCCTCGAGGCGACCCTCCGCTGGCGGGCCGGGCAGCCGATTGAGGACGACGACGAGGACTAGCTTGGGCCTGGGCGACTCATCGGAGGCAATAGCCGCGGCCCCGTCCGCCGACCGCTACTTAAGGCCGTTGCGTAGAGGATTGTCTTCATCCCACAGTGGGGGCAGCTATGTTCGCTCGCAGACCGACGCACCCTGCCGTCGAACACGCGGTGGCGACGCCATCCGGGCTGCTCGTGGCGGTCTTCGCGCGCGACGAGAAGCGGTACACGCATCGAATCGAGGTCCGGCGGCCGGGCGAAGATGTCGTCGTGCTGCTCCAGGCGCTCAGCGGTCGCGATCCCCGCATCCCGGCCAGCCCGCCGCTGCACGGGCTGAACGTCGACGAAATCGGCTACGCGCCGCGGCCATTGGTCGCCGAGGCGAAGCTGATTGGCATGTCGACCGACAGCAGCTGGCGGGTCGCCCTTGGCCCCGCGCCGGGCAGGGCCGACGCCCTGCGGTACGCGGCGAGCTGCCGCCTGGCGAGCATGTTCCCGGAGGTGCGTTCGAGCTACCGCGCGGCCGGCGCGACGCTCATTGAAAAGTCGAACGAGGCCGCGACACTACGCACCGCGGGCGTGCGGTGGCGGATCTCGTTGCAAGCAACCGAGCAGCTGCCGCGGTCGCCGTTCTGCCGAATCGAGCTGCCGAGTTCACTCGAGTGGTCGAAGCGGCCATCGGTTGCGGTAGTCGCCGAGCCAGCGATGAACGCGCAGCCGCCGCTGCGGCTGGGGTGGTGCTTCGAGGTGTCGTTGGAAGAATGACGCCTCGTCGGTGCTCGAGATGCTAGCCTCACGGCAGCGATTGGATATCGTTGGGCAGTCGGCTCAGCTCAGCCCAGCGTTCACCGCCACCTTCCAACTCATCGGGGTCGTCTCGCGTGTTCCAGGCGTAGCTGATGTGGGCCATCACGTGCCCGAGATTGATCTTGTAGTCGACTTCGTCGACAGCGCCGTGCTCGGTCATGCGATCGATCAGGTCGCCGAGGTGCTCGCGGGCGTCGTCGAGCTGATGGAGCAGCAGGGCCCAGGCGACGGGGTTTTATCGCTGATTGATCATAGCGGCAGTTGTTTGGTGGGGGCGGAGAGACCTGCTAGAATAATGCCATGAGCACCGCCGCTGGCCAACCCGATCTGCCCCTCTCGTTCTCCCTGCCGCAGACGCTGGGGCCGTACCGGGCGGCGGACTATCTGAAGCTGCCCGAGGGCGAGCCGGTTGAGCTGATCCGAGGGGAGTACATTGTGTCGCCGGCGCCGAACTATACGCATCAAGCAATATCGCTTTGCATGTCTGCGTTACTGCTTGAGTGGACCAAGCAGGGTGGGGGGCGAGGCGCAGCGGCGCCTTTTGACGTGAAGCTGTCAGACTCCACAATTGTCCAGCCCGACCTTGCGTATGTGTCGCTCGCTCGCAAGGACGTTATCAAGGAGCGTGCCGAGGGCGCCCCGGATCTGGTCGTCGAGATTGTCAGCCCCTCGAACGCCGCCCGCGACCGGGTTCACAAGCTGGCGCTCTACGCCGAGCACGGCGTGCCGGAGTACTGGATCGTTGACCCCGCGGAGCGGGTGATCGAGTTCTTGCTGCTCGACGGCGACCGCTACAAGGTCGAGCCGCTCACCAGCGACTCGTACCAGTCGCCGCGGCTGGCGGAGGTGTCGATCGACCTGCGGGAGTTCTGGGCGGACGTCGCGAAGCTGATCGGCGGTTGAGTCGGGCTCAGCCCTTCTCGGCCAGCATCTTGTCGAGCGCGGCGAACACGCCCTCGCTGGCGCGTTCCATCTCGGCGACCGCGGCGGGGACCCCCTGGCGGTCGGAGCCGGGTCCGAGCATCGAGAAGATCTTGCGGGTCGCCTCGTGGACGCCGGCGTGGGGACGCTCGAGTGTAGCGTAGGACGGCGCCCGCGAGAAGTTCTCCTTGCCGGCGCCGCTGCCGTACCACTTGCCTAGGCGGCAGCCGGTGCTGTCGACGAAGTCGAAGGTCGGCTTGTCCGACAGGATGCTCAGGTACGTGTTCACCTTCCACAGCACGTGGTCGAGCTTGGCCAGGCTCATGAACACGCGGTCGCTGGTCGCGACCAGCCGCTCCTGGGTCTGGGCGTTCTGCTCGCGGGCCGAATCGAGGGTCGACTCGAACGAGGTGATGGTCCCCTCGATCCGTCCGGTGCGCTCGTCGAGCCGCTGGATCCCCTCGGACAGGTCGGTCGACGAGCGGCGGATCTCACCGACGGTCTTGGCGATCTGGCTGGCCGCCTTCTGCGACTGGTCCGACAGCTCCTTGACCTCGGTGGCGACCACCGCGAAGCCGCGGCCCGACTCGCCGGCGCGGGCGGCCTCGATCGTGGCGTTCAGCGCCAAGAGGTTGGTCTGGTCGGCGATGTCGCGGATCGAGCCCGCGACGTCGCCCACGGCGTGCAGCTGCGAGTCGGACTTCGCGACGTGCTCCCGCGCCAGCGAGACATCCTGGCGCATGACCTCGGCGCCGGAACGGATCTCGGCGAATTGGCGGGACATTTCGGCGAACAGCTCGGCCGCCTCTGCCAGCAGGCGGTCATTCTCTTGATTGTGCGCAACCGACTCGGCCAGGTTCGACTGGATATTGGCCAGCGCCGTGCGGAGGTGGTCGTTCTCTGCACGGAGCATCGCGACGAGTTCGTCGTTGGCGCGGGCGTGGTCGGTGGGGGCTTCGAGGGTGCTGTTCATCTTGGTGGCTGCCATCAGGGTGCGAGGGGCGTCCGTCCGCCAGGACGCCGTGTAGAAGCCTAGGACACCCACGGGGCTATTCCGCTGAGCCGCCCCTCGATTGCGGGAGCGTGAGCCGGCGGGGCGTCGCGCCCCGCACCGTATCGCAGCATACGCCGGTTTTGACGGTTCTGCGAGAAGCGCGCCCGCGTCCAGTGTAGCAACGGGCCACTAACGCCGTCGCCGCAGCGCGAGCGACGGCGTCGCGAATAGCAGCAGCAGCGTCGCGGACCCGGGTTCAGGGATTAACTGGATGAACCCGCCCACGTCGGGGATCACGACTACCCGGAACACGTTGGGCGGCGGGCCCGGCAGCATCGCGCCTGCCTTCTTGTCGACCGTCACGCGGAAAAAGCCGTCCACCGAAAATCGGTCGTCAAACGCCGGCATCACGATGGGGCCGAACACGCCGTTGTCGTTCAGCACGGTCGAGGCGTTCAGGCCCCCGGCGACATTGAACGCGTCGAAGGTCTCGGTGTCCGACAGGGTGACCGCCGCCGCGCCGGGCGCGCCGGTCGTGGTGTCGGTCCAGGTGGCCGAGAATTCGTAATTGATCCGGTAGCCTTCCGGGGCGAAGCCGTTGAGGCCCAGCGTGAGGCTCAGCGGGACCGCGGGGATGCCGGTTCCATCGACGAAGAAGTCGAGGTTAAAGTCGAACCGGTACTCGATCACGCCGTCGCCGGCCGCCAGGTCGCCGTTGTCGGTGAACGCGCCCGAGGGCGCGACGGTGAACACGCCGAAGTGGTTGCTGTTGCTAGGGTCGAAGGGGGAGGACTGGGTCCAGTGGGAGAAGGCCCCGACCGCCTGCACGACCGACTGATTGGGCGGGTCGCTGGAGACCGCGCCTTGAGAGACGAGACTCCCCTTGTCCAGTTGCGGGATGATGCCGGGGAGGCCATTGAGCGGCGAGGTCGAGGTTTGGACGCCGACGTCGGTGAAGTCGGCGGTCAGGGACCACAACCCGGTTCCGGTGCTGCCCCGAGTTCCCGCCAACGCTAGGCCACCGGGCGACGCTACTACGGCCGCAACCAACACGCACCAGTGCGCTCGCATGAGACCCAACTCCCTTCGAGAAATGAGTGGAAGAACTAGGGACGCCGCAGCTATGTGAGGAAGCCCGATTCCGAGGAGGGTAGCACCACGCTCGCAGGCCGACAAGCACACGGGGCGCCAGCGGCGCGACTGCCGGCGCCACGTGGTGAATCTCTAGATCCCGACTAGCTGAGAGGCTTACCGGCGCCCGAGCAGCGGGAAGAACTGCCCGCCGAGCGGCTGACCCTTGGGGACCGCGGGCACGCCCTCAAGCAGCGGCTCGTCGGAGTCGCTCGCGACGCCGTCCGCCACCAGGTTGACGACGACCACGCGGCGGGGGCGGTCGCTCTTGTTGGCGGGCGAGCCGTGCACCGTGAGCGGCGCGTGGAACGCCGCGTGGCCGCGCGGCGCAACCACGGAGACCGGCGCCTCGAGTGCGGCGTACTGCTCTGCGGTCAGCACGCCGCGGATTGCTTGCATGTCGCCGGCCAGGCCGGTCACCGGCAGGAGTTCCCAATTGTGGCTGCCGGGGACGTACTGGATGGTGCCGTTGTCGGCGTCGCAGTCGTCCAGCGGGATCCAGATAGTGAGGTGCCGCATCGGCTTGGTGCGGGTCCAGTACGAGTAGTCCTGGTGCCAGGCCACAACGCCGCCGTGGTGGGCCGGTTTGCAGAACAGCTGGTCGTGCCAGAAGCGGGGCGGCGCGCCGAGCAGCTGCCGCGCTGCGCCGACCAGCAGCGGGTTCCACAGCAGGTCGTGGAAACCTTCACGCAGCCGCCAGGCGCCCAACGCGTGGAACAAGGCCGTGTCGGGCGTGGTCGACTCGTTCGTGTGGTACTCGTACCACAGCTCGCGGCCGGCGTGGACGGGGTCGAAGAACTCGTCGAGCTCGCGGCACAACGCGTCGCACTGCTCGCCGGTCAGCAGCGGGACGCCCGCGAGGAACCCCTGGCGGCCAAATGCGTCGACCTGGTTGGCCGATAGCGGGGCAGGGGAGA is drawn from Posidoniimonas polymericola and contains these coding sequences:
- a CDS encoding arylsulfatase B codes for the protein MHRFLISLTAAFAAALLAPTAGHTAAPNIVLIVADDLGWNDVGYHGGRVRTPRIDQLAFEGVELDRFYVCPVCSPTRSGLMTGRYPNRFGLHNDVIPPWRDFGLATDEQCLPQLLAAAGYDRRACIGKWHLGHSRRSYHPLSRGFTDFYGHLNGAIDYFTHLREGELDWHRGFDACRDEGYSTTLLADEAVRFIEASSSEKPYFVYLPFNAPHSPLQAEEDQLARFGFDPGKPRFGRNNNREGFGEQGRGNTKRQTYRAMVAALDESIGRVLDAVEATGDADNTLVWFLSDNGGTPQHGGNNKPLRGAKGSVWEGGVRVPSVIRWPAAIEGGRQFESLAAYVDVLPTLLAATGGGPTPKNEIDGANLLPMLADQAPAGQRSLYLGRRAVVTREWKLKGDELFHVSVDPNETADVAADHPEVVKELREDLARYEALTSDMQNLPYGAGHEGFVAPKNWNIERE
- a CDS encoding thioredoxin domain-containing protein, with product MPNHLATESSPYLLQHKDNPVDWRPWGDEALAEATLRDAPIFLSIGYSACHWCHVMEHESFENEKIAGYLNEHFVSIKVDREERPDLDQIYMNAVQMLTGRGGWPMSVFLTPGLKPFYGGTYWPATAARGMPGFDQVLAAVVDAWQNRRQQAEETAAELTTRIQSLSLPDRGEANLDGDFIVSACGRYEKDFDPQHGGFGAAPKFPQPMNLQAILRAYSRTGREDLLKMVTHTLDRMHAGGMYDHLGGGFARYSVDERWLVPHFEKMLYDNASLTAAYVEGFLATGDARYAQVARETIDYVLRDMTDPAGGFYSAEDADSEGEEGKFYVWKSEQIRAALGEDDADLFCRVYDVTPTGNFEGANIVNLPKSVDEQAERLGQDPADLAQRLAAMRQKLLAERSKRVRPGRDEKVLVNWNGLMIDALARAGAALAEPRYIDAARRAADFVLAELSPEPGRLLHTWAGGKAKLNAYLDDYAALAGGLISLYEATFDERHIEAAAALLDTVLEHFADDQSGSFFYTSDDHPELITRTLELTDNATPSGASLAATALVRLGKLTGNEKYLTAAHRALQAAASMMERVPIAMGQMLIAADLYAGPTPELVFTGPEAGRLAESAHRRFLPRRVIACRAGDAPGSPLLTGTFNNREEQSGEPKLYVCENHACQAPVEGSEAIVAKLKELATIG
- a CDS encoding TIGR01457 family HAD-type hydrolase, which translates into the protein MQKGFLIDMDGVIYRSSQLIPGAVEFIKLLTKWDIPFLFLTNNSQRTRRDTATKLVRMGMPIQESHIYTCAMATARFLARQKPEGTAYVIGEGGLLNALHSNGYSIVDKHPDYVVVGEGRTLSFEMLEHAVQMVLDGAKLIATNLDPNCPTNTGTRPGCGAIVKLIEEATGIQAFSVGKPSPVMMRSARKEIGMTTSDTIMIGDTMSTDIIGGVQMGYKTVLVLTGTTSREDLKKFAYQPDLVVESIADLCNEETLLKELMQARSREDDSPSEVLQWAGAAN
- the mnmA gene encoding tRNA 2-thiouridine(34) synthase MnmA, whose translation is MPLVVLAMSGGVDSSVAAHLLLEAGHQVIGVFMRHGEQSPAVCSTDEGPAPTGVGSLPIVNRLDHKQGCCTAADAEDARRVSDRLGIPFYALDLNEEFGQIMDYFAAEYARGRTPNPCVQCNNWIKFGKLFDYADSVGAKYVATGHYARIDSSGDEPALLRGIDQAKDQSYVLFGIKRRDLSRMLLPVGGFEKPKIRELAAGIGLNVAEKKDSQEICFVTSGRYDQFVRRRLEQNNSDAGGRAGELVTTDGRVVGRHNGIEGFTVGQRKGLGVALGERAFVVRIEPDTNRVVLGDRAALDSTQLTASGANWLVDVTPGEQRRCLAQIRYNAKPALAELTVLADNKLSVRFETPQFGVAPGQAVVCFEGERVLGGGWIE
- the prfB gene encoding peptide chain release factor 2 (programmed frameshift), coding for MDKQWYDRAAAIQEALTQLRDSLDYASKKQRIIEIEQSQAAPDFWNNQEQAQAAIAELKGLATIVAPLDEGIAANEDLSAAIEMAEEDESFAEEAPGMVEALEALIEKLKLSALLSGPHDNTGAIISINARDGGTDANDWAEMLLRMYIQWSQKHEYKAELLDRQDNDEAGINNATIAVRGPMAYGYLKGESGMHRLVRISPFNSEGKRQTSFAAVDVSPEISDSVDVEIDEADVREDTFRASGAGGQHVNKTDSAIRLTHIPTNIVVQCQAERSQHKNRASAWKMLRARLARVEEEKREAEEAAKYQQQAKTGFGSQIRNYFLHPDQRVKDARTKYQQGNFHAVMDGEIQGFLEATLRWRAGQPIEDDDED
- a CDS encoding Uma2 family endonuclease, yielding MSTAAGQPDLPLSFSLPQTLGPYRAADYLKLPEGEPVELIRGEYIVSPAPNYTHQAISLCMSALLLEWTKQGGGRGAAAPFDVKLSDSTIVQPDLAYVSLARKDVIKERAEGAPDLVVEIVSPSNAARDRVHKLALYAEHGVPEYWIVDPAERVIEFLLLDGDRYKVEPLTSDSYQSPRLAEVSIDLREFWADVAKLIGG